From Alteromonas sp. RKMC-009, one genomic window encodes:
- a CDS encoding MFS transporter, whose product MSMSSSVIPENRFVSYRQYVLIIICFFLNIVDGFDITMIAVTIADIGKSLEIREASQGIVFSFALAGMMIGAMVVAPVSDLIGRRVLLLLSLATIVISVSCTPLSVNLSTLAFFRFLSGLGGGALLAAQATLVSEFSPERYKTLCVTFVTAGYPIGAMTTGFVATLVIPEYGWHVMFYIGGALTLFLLVLSSTLLPESVEFLLIKQPKNADVKLKKILSDFNISNGPVHFESITRKNGLISNIQALFLPSNRKATLLLWLVFCSCSSTLYFLMSWIPKLATQIGFEQSVSYSAFSYFSFGGVCGILLLGFLSSRFEVVKLVGVFLFFSTLFMLLMAYGAENELMFLFSIYFVGLTLQSAYNALYAVATRLYPAAVRSTGVGWAIGIGRLGAVIAPAVAGVLLANGTGASSSIGLFSLPILISSFAAFLIMKETK is encoded by the coding sequence ATGAGCATGTCATCTTCCGTAATTCCGGAAAATAGATTTGTGTCCTACAGACAGTACGTCCTGATAATCATTTGCTTTTTTCTCAATATCGTGGACGGGTTCGACATTACTATGATTGCTGTCACTATTGCCGATATTGGGAAATCCCTCGAAATTCGTGAAGCATCGCAAGGAATTGTTTTTAGTTTTGCACTAGCAGGGATGATGATCGGTGCAATGGTCGTTGCTCCTGTTTCCGATTTAATTGGTCGCCGGGTTTTATTGCTTTTGTCTTTGGCCACAATTGTGATCAGTGTTAGTTGCACTCCCTTATCTGTAAATTTATCAACACTTGCATTTTTTCGCTTTCTCAGCGGGCTCGGGGGCGGGGCGCTTCTCGCAGCTCAGGCTACACTTGTCAGTGAGTTTTCACCTGAAAGATATAAAACATTATGCGTTACATTTGTAACTGCGGGGTATCCTATCGGCGCTATGACTACCGGCTTTGTGGCAACTTTGGTAATACCCGAATATGGCTGGCATGTTATGTTCTATATTGGCGGAGCGTTGACACTCTTTCTTCTCGTTCTTTCCTCAACACTGCTACCGGAATCTGTCGAGTTTTTATTAATTAAGCAGCCTAAGAATGCAGACGTAAAGTTAAAGAAGATCTTAAGTGATTTTAATATTAGCAATGGCCCGGTTCATTTCGAATCAATAACCCGAAAGAATGGTCTTATAAGTAATATTCAGGCGTTGTTTCTACCATCTAACCGCAAAGCCACATTGCTGCTCTGGTTGGTTTTTTGCTCCTGTTCATCAACACTTTATTTTTTAATGAGCTGGATTCCGAAGCTCGCTACCCAAATTGGCTTTGAGCAGTCAGTGTCTTATTCTGCATTTTCCTATTTTAGTTTCGGTGGTGTATGCGGAATTCTTTTACTCGGTTTTTTATCCTCAAGGTTCGAAGTTGTAAAATTAGTCGGCGTGTTTTTATTTTTCTCTACCTTGTTCATGTTGCTAATGGCTTATGGTGCGGAAAACGAACTTATGTTCTTATTCAGTATCTATTTTGTGGGGCTTACGCTTCAGAGTGCTTATAATGCGCTTTATGCTGTAGCTACGAGACTTTATCCTGCTGCTGTACGAAGTACCGGAGTGGGTTGGGCAATAGGCATTGGCAGATTAGGCGCTGTTATTGCTCCTGCTGTTGCTGGTGTGCTACTGGCAAACGGAACGGGCGCATCTTCGAGCATTGGCCTATTTTCTTTACCAATTCTAATATCTTCATTTGCAGCATTCTTAATAATGAAAGAAACAAAATAA
- a CDS encoding HPP family protein, which translates to MAVVIGGSAITDLSYWYVLTSTFITCMILFAVAIMFNNLFHWRRYPQSLMRYKGIGYNPDTRRIKMRHIHEAINRSELVIDASDEQIKHIIDLADTILHEELIAGFELEMGAFYTNNQPGRLWSVRQVVDERKHNCEYNQFLIYRVVEGDGKGFSDCCTYQEFAEWAKMRMTPSQV; encoded by the coding sequence TTGGCAGTTGTAATTGGTGGATCTGCGATAACGGATTTAAGTTATTGGTACGTGCTCACTTCAACTTTTATCACCTGCATGATTCTGTTTGCTGTTGCGATAATGTTCAACAATCTTTTTCACTGGAGGCGTTACCCGCAAAGTCTTATGCGATATAAGGGGATAGGCTATAACCCTGACACGAGACGCATAAAAATGCGACATATCCATGAGGCAATCAACCGGTCAGAATTGGTTATTGATGCCAGTGACGAGCAAATTAAACATATCATTGACTTAGCTGATACGATTTTACACGAAGAATTAATAGCCGGTTTTGAGCTCGAAATGGGCGCATTCTACACAAATAACCAACCCGGGCGTTTATGGTCTGTTCGTCAGGTTGTAGACGAAAGAAAACATAATTGTGAGTATAATCAATTTCTTATATATAGGGTGGTTGAAGGTGATGGGAAGGGATTCTCCGATTGCTGTACGTATCAAGAATTTGCCGAATGGGCAAAAATGAGAATGACGCCATCGCAAGTTTAG
- a CDS encoding cytochrome d ubiquinol oxidase subunit II, with protein MATTLLCFAAFGISYYPYIVPGQLTIMDALADANSLRFLLVGTVIVVPCILAYTVMVYRIFAGKSEKFSYY; from the coding sequence TTGGCCACTACACTGCTATGTTTTGCCGCGTTTGGGATAAGTTACTATCCCTACATTGTACCGGGTCAGCTCACCATCATGGATGCGCTGGCAGACGCGAATTCTCTTCGCTTTTTGTTGGTAGGTACCGTTATTGTTGTCCCTTGTATTCTCGCTTACACTGTCATGGTATACCGAATATTTGCCGGTAAATCGGAAAAATTTTCTTATTATTAA
- the gdhA gene encoding NADP-specific glutamate dehydrogenase encodes MNYLSTTISQLKQSSPAQTEFYQAVEEVLRTLEPVLEKNNYYAKHSIIQRLVEPERQIMFRVPWQDDSGKIQINKGYRIEFNSALGPYKGGLRFHPSVNASIIKFLGFEQIFKNALTGLPIGGGKGGANFDPKGRSDAEIMRFCQSFMNELYRHIGPNTDVPAGDIGVGAREIGYMFGQYKRLTGKYEGVLTGKGLLWGGSYARKEATGYGTVYFADHMLNARGENLQGQRCLVSGAGNVAIYAMEKLYQLGATPIACSDSTGTLYHAQGLDLSLIKEIKEKERTSLLRYLNSHPRAQFIPISEYPSGGHTIWRYKADLAFPCATQNELTTRDAEALVSNGCKLVSEGANMASSQGAVEYFLKAGISYGPGKAANAGGVATSQLEMAQNASMQKWTFEQVDCQLLQITKDIYLRASETAREFGAPGNLVLGANIAAFRRVADAMIEQGVV; translated from the coding sequence ATGAATTATTTAAGTACTACTATTTCTCAGCTAAAACAAAGCAGTCCGGCACAAACTGAATTTTATCAGGCTGTTGAAGAAGTCCTGCGAACTCTGGAACCTGTTCTGGAAAAAAATAACTATTATGCGAAGCATTCAATTATACAGCGATTAGTTGAACCCGAAAGACAAATTATGTTTCGGGTGCCCTGGCAAGATGACAGCGGAAAAATACAGATTAATAAGGGATACCGCATTGAATTTAATTCGGCACTTGGTCCGTACAAAGGAGGACTTCGTTTTCATCCTTCGGTCAATGCCAGTATTATAAAATTCTTAGGATTTGAACAAATATTTAAAAATGCGTTAACTGGCCTGCCAATTGGGGGGGGCAAAGGAGGCGCAAATTTCGATCCAAAAGGACGAAGCGATGCCGAAATAATGCGTTTTTGTCAGTCATTCATGAATGAACTCTATCGTCATATTGGACCCAATACTGATGTGCCTGCCGGTGATATTGGTGTAGGCGCCAGAGAAATAGGCTACATGTTCGGTCAATACAAAAGACTAACCGGGAAATATGAGGGCGTGCTTACCGGAAAAGGTTTGCTTTGGGGTGGTTCGTACGCGCGAAAGGAGGCAACAGGATATGGAACAGTATATTTCGCAGATCATATGCTTAATGCACGTGGTGAAAACTTACAAGGACAACGTTGCCTCGTGTCCGGTGCTGGAAATGTCGCTATTTATGCAATGGAGAAGCTTTATCAACTTGGTGCTACTCCTATTGCCTGTAGTGACTCAACCGGTACGCTATATCATGCACAAGGGCTGGATCTGTCTCTTATTAAGGAAATCAAAGAAAAAGAACGTACTTCGCTTTTACGTTACTTAAATTCTCACCCCAGGGCACAGTTCATTCCGATCAGTGAATATCCTTCAGGAGGACATACTATTTGGCGATACAAGGCAGACTTAGCGTTTCCATGTGCCACACAAAATGAGTTAACAACTCGTGATGCCGAAGCACTGGTTTCTAACGGATGCAAATTGGTTAGTGAAGGTGCAAATATGGCTTCTTCACAAGGTGCGGTAGAGTACTTTCTTAAAGCCGGTATTTCTTATGGTCCGGGTAAGGCCGCTAACGCCGGGGGAGTAGCGACAAGTCAGTTAGAAATGGCGCAAAACGCCAGTATGCAAAAATGGACTTTCGAACAAGTCGATTGTCAATTACTACAAATAACGAAGGATATTTATCTACGAGCCAGTGAGACTGCAAGAGAATTCGGTGCGCCCGGTAACCTTGTATTAGGAGCTAATATTGCTGCCTTTCGTCGGGTTGCAGACGCAATGATTGAGCAAGGTGTAGTTTAA
- a CDS encoding GreA/GreB family elongation factor, whose protein sequence is MSRKPNITISYEDLNDIEEQLRKIKLPAERFDELEKELVRAKVVNIKDLAPDVVAIGSQVTFKISKFDKYLTKTLCLPLDMHKYEDGISIFAPIGSALLGLRAGQKISWNTKSGEQQIDILEVKRKVRYLVCD, encoded by the coding sequence ATGTCAAGAAAACCTAACATCACAATTTCATATGAAGACTTGAATGATATTGAAGAACAGCTAAGAAAAATTAAATTACCGGCTGAAAGGTTTGACGAATTAGAAAAAGAATTAGTTCGCGCCAAAGTCGTTAACATTAAAGATCTTGCTCCAGACGTGGTGGCAATAGGTTCTCAGGTTACATTTAAAATAAGTAAGTTTGATAAATACTTGACTAAAACACTCTGCCTTCCATTGGATATGCATAAATACGAAGACGGCATTTCAATTTTCGCGCCAATTGGCTCGGCATTACTAGGTTTAAGAGCTGGTCAAAAAATTAGCTGGAATACTAAAAGTGGCGAACAGCAAATTGATATATTAGAAGTAAAAAGAAAAGTCCGTTATCTCGTCTGTGATTAG
- the hmpA gene encoding NO-inducible flavohemoprotein, whose translation MLTQTHIDSVKATIPLLASGGTAITEHFYARMFLHNPELKNIFNMTHQKTGRQPAALFNAIAAYAANIDQLELLTDAVMRIAHKHTSFNIQPEQYAIVGHHLIETLRELAPDAFTPDVEEAWTAAYGQLADIFIKVESELYQKRAAVKGGWSGFRAFSVVSKETESELVTSFTLMPVDGGSVIDYKPGQYLGIKVHPHGSEHDEIRQYSLSTAANGKSYRISVKREGLGEMCGVMSNYLHLKINVGDEVLVMPPAGDFYLKQLDTPVILISAGVGLTPMQAMLDSLVKENFAHPVTYLHACKNRNQHSFKGHVESLKNTLNLQSHTWYENDVSSSQNETTGRMKIEDVKGSLPLKEGEFYLCGPLQFMLAIKHELLALGVSQSRINYELFGPHQEV comes from the coding sequence ATGCTTACTCAAACTCATATAGATAGTGTCAAAGCGACCATTCCACTACTTGCTTCGGGAGGAACCGCAATTACCGAACATTTTTACGCCCGAATGTTCTTACATAATCCTGAGCTTAAAAATATATTTAACATGACGCATCAAAAAACAGGTCGTCAGCCAGCGGCTCTATTTAATGCGATAGCTGCATACGCTGCCAACATAGATCAGTTAGAGCTACTGACAGATGCCGTTATGCGTATTGCACACAAGCATACCAGTTTTAATATCCAGCCTGAACAGTACGCAATAGTGGGACATCATCTGATTGAGACATTGAGAGAATTGGCTCCGGACGCGTTTACTCCTGATGTTGAAGAGGCATGGACAGCTGCATATGGTCAATTAGCAGACATTTTCATTAAAGTTGAAAGTGAATTGTATCAAAAAAGAGCTGCTGTAAAAGGAGGCTGGTCTGGCTTCAGAGCCTTTTCTGTCGTCTCAAAAGAGACCGAATCCGAACTCGTAACCAGTTTTACCTTAATGCCCGTCGATGGCGGTAGTGTTATCGATTATAAACCGGGCCAGTATTTAGGAATAAAGGTGCATCCTCATGGTAGTGAGCATGATGAAATAAGGCAGTATTCACTATCAACTGCCGCGAATGGAAAATCCTATCGCATTAGTGTTAAACGGGAAGGCCTGGGTGAAATGTGTGGTGTAATGTCTAATTATCTTCATTTAAAAATAAATGTTGGCGATGAAGTCCTGGTCATGCCCCCTGCCGGGGACTTTTATCTAAAACAACTTGATACTCCGGTTATATTGATTTCTGCAGGTGTGGGTCTGACGCCTATGCAAGCGATGTTAGATTCTTTAGTAAAAGAGAACTTCGCACATCCGGTGACCTATCTTCACGCATGTAAAAATCGAAATCAGCATTCTTTCAAAGGACATGTTGAGAGTCTTAAGAATACTCTGAACCTGCAGTCGCACACGTGGTATGAAAATGACGTTAGCAGTAGTCAAAATGAAACTACCGGAAGAATGAAAATAGAAGACGTTAAAGGCTCTTTACCGCTGAAAGAGGGCGAGTTTTATCTCTGTGGACCTTTGCAATTTATGCTTGCTATCAAGCATGAATTATTAGCCTTGGGCGTCAGTCAATCGCGAATAAATTATGAATTATTCGGACCGCATCAAGAAGTTTAA
- the norR gene encoding nitric oxide reductase transcriptional regulator NorR translates to MSKISQFSLVNFALDLSAAVSMNCFYESLISAVCATIKADAVALLIFRHETLVPVAQRGLSDDVMGRRFIPEQHPRLKAICSTRAVTRFSADSPLPDPYDGMIASHNHNMNVHSCMGIPLYKDETLLGVLTLDSLEPNEYDGLDAASVDTLSRLAARLLYAALYIRELNEQKTYTQHVLRTMNENSSEHHQGEEIIGNSVTTKKLKQTIRLAASSDLTILVQGETGVGKELVARELHYQSNRRNKPLVYVNCAAIPVHLIESELFGHVKGAFTSAANDRDGKFLLADGGTLFLDEIGELPLEIQGTLLRVIQNQEIQVVGQDKSRKVDVRIIAATNRELGHEVQNKRFRADLYHRLIVFPIYVPPLRDRQSDVPLLAGYFAEKMRRSLGLQKLILAKEAIYKLTVYHWPGNVRELEHVISRAALYAREKNPTGNTIIEPSDITGLTVSSDSLTSKDTDSSTVCFETDSHTDLREATDKFQRQLIIKALHHAENNWSKAARSLSMDRANLVRLAKRLNITLVKKIRT, encoded by the coding sequence ATGAGTAAAATATCTCAATTTAGTTTGGTTAACTTTGCCCTTGATCTGTCCGCCGCAGTTTCGATGAATTGTTTTTATGAAAGTTTGATTTCTGCCGTTTGTGCAACTATTAAAGCAGATGCTGTAGCACTATTGATTTTTCGACACGAGACACTTGTTCCCGTTGCGCAGAGAGGGTTGTCCGATGACGTCATGGGGCGACGGTTTATTCCAGAGCAACATCCACGTTTAAAAGCAATCTGTAGCACGAGGGCGGTCACTCGCTTTTCAGCTGATTCGCCGTTACCAGACCCCTATGATGGAATGATTGCAAGTCATAACCATAATATGAACGTACATTCCTGTATGGGAATTCCTTTATATAAAGATGAAACGTTGCTAGGTGTACTTACTCTCGATAGCCTGGAACCTAATGAGTATGATGGGCTTGATGCCGCTTCAGTTGACACACTGTCCAGGCTGGCAGCCCGGCTTTTATATGCTGCGTTATATATCAGAGAGTTAAATGAACAGAAGACTTATACTCAGCATGTATTACGGACAATGAATGAGAATAGCTCTGAGCATCATCAGGGTGAAGAAATAATAGGAAATAGTGTTACGACAAAAAAATTAAAGCAGACCATTCGACTGGCAGCTTCGTCCGACCTCACAATTTTGGTGCAAGGTGAAACTGGTGTGGGCAAAGAACTTGTTGCCCGTGAGCTACATTATCAATCAAACCGGCGGAATAAACCGCTCGTATATGTAAATTGCGCTGCTATTCCTGTTCATCTGATAGAAAGTGAACTCTTCGGCCACGTGAAAGGTGCGTTTACCAGTGCCGCAAACGACCGCGATGGTAAGTTCTTACTTGCTGATGGCGGAACATTATTTCTGGACGAAATTGGAGAGCTTCCGCTTGAAATTCAGGGTACATTGTTGAGAGTAATACAGAATCAGGAAATCCAGGTGGTCGGTCAGGATAAGAGTCGAAAAGTGGACGTTAGAATTATTGCTGCTACGAATAGAGAGTTAGGGCATGAAGTTCAAAATAAACGCTTCCGGGCCGATCTTTATCATCGTCTCATAGTGTTTCCGATATATGTCCCGCCTCTTAGAGACAGACAAAGCGATGTTCCGCTTCTGGCTGGCTATTTTGCAGAGAAAATGCGGCGAAGTCTGGGACTGCAAAAGTTGATACTGGCTAAAGAAGCAATTTATAAACTGACAGTTTATCACTGGCCGGGAAATGTAAGAGAGTTAGAGCACGTAATATCACGCGCAGCACTTTATGCTCGAGAGAAGAATCCAACCGGAAATACAATAATTGAGCCATCTGACATTACCGGTTTAACCGTGTCTTCAGACTCTTTAACAAGTAAAGACACAGATTCGTCCACCGTATGTTTCGAGACCGATAGCCACACCGACTTACGGGAAGCAACAGATAAATTTCAACGTCAACTCATTATCAAGGCATTGCATCACGCAGAAAACAACTGGTCTAAGGCAGCCAGATCTCTGTCAATGGACCGTGCAAATCTTGTCAGACTGGCGAAGCGCCTTAATATCACCCTAGTGAAAAAGATAAGAACGTAG
- a CDS encoding HPP family protein — MLNTLKRFWGFQNNVVVSEKVVATIGGMLAIFLCFFLTTWLLGTEGAAAILPSMGASTVLLFAVPHGQLSTPWAFFAGNVLSAIVGVTSAQYIENLFIAAPVAVSLSIFIMHLSRSLHPPGGATALAAVIGGSAITDLSYWYVLTPTIINCMILFAVAIMFNNLFHWRRYPQSLMRYKGIGYNPDTRRIKMRHIHEAINRSELVIDASDEQIKHIIDLADTILHEELIAGFELEMGAFYTNNQPGRLWSVRQVVDERKHNCKHKHLLIYRVVEGDGKGFSDCCTYQEFAEWAKMKMTPSQV, encoded by the coding sequence ATGTTAAATACGCTAAAACGGTTTTGGGGTTTTCAAAACAACGTAGTTGTATCAGAAAAAGTCGTTGCCACTATCGGTGGAATGCTAGCTATATTTTTATGCTTTTTTCTTACAACATGGTTGCTAGGCACGGAGGGAGCAGCGGCAATTTTACCATCCATGGGAGCGTCGACGGTCCTTCTTTTTGCTGTTCCTCATGGCCAGCTATCGACGCCATGGGCATTCTTCGCTGGCAATGTTCTTTCTGCTATTGTCGGCGTTACAAGTGCACAATACATTGAAAATCTCTTTATTGCCGCTCCGGTAGCAGTGTCGCTTTCGATATTTATTATGCACCTATCCCGCTCATTACATCCTCCAGGTGGTGCTACCGCTTTGGCAGCTGTAATTGGTGGGTCTGCGATAACGGATTTAAGTTATTGGTACGTGCTCACACCAACTATTATCAACTGCATGATTCTGTTTGCTGTTGCGATAATGTTCAACAATCTTTTTCACTGGAGGCGTTACCCGCAAAGTCTTATGCGATATAAGGGGATAGGCTATAACCCTGACACGAGACGCATAAAAATGCGACATATCCATGAGGCAATCAACCGGTCAGAATTGGTTATTGATGCCAGTGACGAGCAAATTAAACATATCATTGACTTAGCTGATACGATTTTACACGAAGAATTAATAGCCGGTTTTGAGCTCGAAATGGGCGCATTCTACACAAATAACCAACCCGGGCGTTTATGGTCTGTTCGTCAGGTTGTAGACGAAAGAAAACATAATTGTAAGCATAAGCACTTGCTTATATACAGGGTGGTTGAAGGTGATGGGAAGGGATTCTCCGATTGCTGTACCTATCAAGAATTTGCCGAATGGGCAAAAATGAAAATGACGCCATCGCAAGTTTAG
- a CDS encoding IS481 family transposase has protein sequence MLHTSNPIIKHKAGLLNLAEELGNVSKACKVMGVSRDTFYRYQELVEDGGVDSLISKSRRTPNLKNRVDEKTEQAVLVHAVDYPAHGQARTSNELRKQGVFVSGSGVRSIWLRHNLENFKKRLAALEEKVEKEGIILTDEQVSALERKKQDDEACGEIETHHPGYLGSQDTFYVGNLKGVGRIYQQTFVDTYSKIAFAKLYTTKTPITSADVLNDRVLPFFEAQELPMLRILTDRGTEYCGKVEQHDYQLYLAINDIDHTKTKARHPQTNGICERFHKTILNEFYQVTFRKKLYDSLEMLQKDLDEWLDYYNNERTHQGKMCCGRTPMETLIDGKQVWAEKNLAQI, from the coding sequence ATGTTGCATACTAGCAATCCAATCATTAAACACAAAGCAGGATTACTCAATCTGGCCGAGGAACTCGGCAACGTCTCTAAAGCCTGTAAAGTGATGGGCGTATCCCGAGACACGTTTTATCGCTATCAAGAGTTAGTTGAAGATGGCGGTGTTGATTCGCTAATCAGCAAATCCAGAAGAACACCTAACTTAAAGAATCGCGTTGATGAGAAGACCGAGCAAGCTGTACTCGTTCACGCCGTCGATTATCCTGCCCACGGTCAAGCAAGAACCAGTAATGAACTTCGCAAGCAAGGCGTATTCGTGTCCGGCAGCGGCGTGCGTTCTATCTGGCTCCGCCATAACCTTGAGAACTTTAAAAAGCGTCTGGCTGCTCTTGAGGAGAAGGTCGAGAAGGAAGGAATTATACTAACCGACGAGCAAGTTTCTGCACTGGAAAGGAAGAAACAGGATGATGAAGCCTGCGGTGAAATTGAAACACATCACCCAGGCTATCTCGGCTCTCAGGACACGTTTTACGTTGGAAATTTAAAAGGTGTTGGTCGGATTTACCAGCAGACGTTTGTTGATACTTACAGCAAAATTGCGTTTGCCAAGCTCTACACAACGAAGACGCCTATCACCTCCGCAGATGTACTGAATGATCGCGTATTGCCGTTCTTCGAGGCTCAGGAGCTGCCGATGCTAAGAATTCTTACCGACAGAGGCACGGAATACTGTGGAAAGGTCGAACAGCATGATTACCAGCTTTATCTCGCGATAAATGATATCGACCACACCAAAACAAAAGCCCGTCATCCACAGACAAACGGTATCTGTGAACGCTTCCACAAAACCATTCTCAACGAGTTTTATCAGGTTACGTTCCGTAAGAAACTCTATGATTCACTGGAAATGTTGCAGAAAGATCTGGACGAGTGGCTGGATTATTACAACAATGAACGAACTCATCAGGGCAAAATGTGTTGCGGCAGAACGCCAATGGAAACATTAATTGATGGGAAACAGGTTTGGGCTGAGAAGAATTTAGCTCAAATCTAG
- a CDS encoding PaaI family thioesterase produces the protein MTATKEEVIAFMKSEFPQSKCVVEAVSNGGATVTHHVGQDELRPGGTVSGPVLMSVADVALYVAILGKIGIVPLAVTTSLNINFLRKPSANERIIAECSLIKVGRTLVVGEVSLYSEGVSDLVELVPTRSDTST, from the coding sequence ATGACAGCTACAAAAGAAGAAGTTATCGCTTTCATGAAATCGGAGTTTCCACAAAGCAAATGCGTTGTGGAAGCAGTGAGCAACGGTGGAGCGACTGTAACTCATCATGTAGGTCAGGATGAATTACGTCCTGGCGGAACGGTTTCGGGGCCTGTTTTAATGAGTGTGGCTGATGTGGCACTTTATGTGGCGATACTTGGTAAAATTGGCATCGTGCCATTGGCAGTAACAACTAGCCTTAACATCAACTTCTTACGTAAGCCATCGGCAAATGAGCGAATCATTGCGGAATGTTCTCTGATCAAAGTCGGCCGTACTCTCGTGGTTGGGGAGGTTTCTCTGTACTCTGAGGGGGTGAGTGATTTAGTTGAATTAGTTCCGACCAGATCTGACACATCGACTTGA
- a CDS encoding zinc-dependent alcohol dehydrogenase family protein, whose product MSPRKLIRTVRFHELGGPEVLTIDSIASPGLQATDVRIAVKVVGLNRADAMFRRGSYIEKADFPSRIGYEASGIVIEVGEEVNHLRLGNEVCIVPQMGLSQNGCYAEEIVVPSECVALKPAGLTFAEGAAAWMQYLTAYGALVEIANVQKGDAVLITAASSSVGLAAIQIVNSLGGIPIATTLTGAKKAAVLKAGAAHVIATQEEPLLDSLISILGANNLKVAFDAVGGPQIAEIAEAMSPEGTIIVHGALSPEVTPFPLKIALRKSLTVRGYVFTEVIKDIVFFRRAKQFIHSGLSGGTLKPVIDRSFKFEEIVAAHHYLESNQQIGKIVVELD is encoded by the coding sequence ATGAGCCCAAGAAAACTAATTCGAACTGTTCGTTTCCATGAATTAGGTGGCCCCGAGGTATTAACTATTGACTCGATCGCGAGTCCAGGTTTGCAGGCCACTGATGTACGTATTGCGGTCAAAGTTGTTGGGCTCAATCGTGCTGATGCCATGTTTAGGCGAGGCAGCTATATAGAAAAGGCTGACTTCCCTTCGCGAATTGGCTATGAAGCATCCGGGATAGTCATTGAAGTCGGGGAAGAGGTAAATCATTTACGCCTCGGGAACGAGGTCTGTATTGTCCCTCAGATGGGGCTTTCTCAGAATGGCTGCTACGCAGAAGAGATTGTCGTACCAAGTGAATGTGTGGCACTTAAACCAGCAGGACTAACCTTTGCTGAAGGCGCAGCAGCTTGGATGCAGTACCTGACAGCTTATGGCGCTTTGGTCGAAATTGCTAACGTGCAAAAAGGCGATGCAGTACTGATAACCGCTGCATCGAGCAGTGTTGGATTGGCTGCGATTCAAATTGTGAATTCTCTGGGGGGTATCCCTATCGCTACAACTCTAACAGGAGCTAAAAAGGCTGCTGTGCTCAAGGCTGGCGCGGCCCATGTGATTGCAACCCAAGAAGAACCGCTGCTGGATAGCTTGATAAGCATCTTGGGAGCAAACAATTTAAAAGTCGCATTTGATGCTGTCGGTGGGCCGCAGATAGCTGAAATTGCTGAAGCAATGAGCCCTGAAGGAACAATAATAGTACACGGAGCATTAAGTCCCGAAGTCACTCCTTTTCCCTTAAAAATAGCACTTCGTAAAAGTCTGACAGTAAGGGGATATGTGTTTACTGAAGTTATAAAAGACATCGTGTTTTTTCGCAGAGCAAAGCAATTTATCCACTCGGGTTTATCCGGGGGAACACTCAAGCCTGTCATTGATCGAAGCTTTAAATTTGAAGAGATAGTAGCAGCGCATCACTATCTGGAGTCCAATCAGCAGATTGGTAAAATAGTGGTCGAACTTGATTAA